Proteins encoded within one genomic window of Deinococcus depolymerans:
- the rpsK gene encoding 30S ribosomal protein S11: MAKSTKGKTPRRARRNISAGRAYVHASYNNTIVTITDLDGNSVAWSSGGTIGYKGSKKGTPYAAQLAAADAVKKAQQTFGMNIVDVIVRGSGSGREQAIRAIQASGIEVKSIMDDTPVPHNGCRPKKKFRA; encoded by the coding sequence ATGGCGAAGAGTACCAAAGGCAAGACCCCGCGCCGCGCCCGGCGCAACATCAGCGCTGGCCGCGCGTACGTGCACGCCAGCTACAACAACACCATCGTCACCATCACTGACCTCGACGGCAACTCCGTTGCCTGGAGCAGTGGCGGCACGATCGGCTACAAAGGCAGCAAGAAGGGCACTCCCTACGCCGCCCAGCTGGCCGCCGCCGACGCGGTGAAGAAAGCGCAGCAGACCTTCGGCATGAACATTGTCGACGTGATCGTGCGCGGCTCCGGCTCCGGCCGCGAGCAGGCCATCCGCGCCATCCAGGCCAGCGGGATCGAAGTGAAGTCCATCATGGACGACACCCCCGTCCCCCACAACGGCTGCCGCCCCAAGAAGAAGTTCCGCGCCTAA
- the rpmJ gene encoding 50S ribosomal protein L36: protein MKVRSSVKKMCDNCKVIRRHGRVLVICTNVKHKQRQG from the coding sequence ATGAAAGTTCGTAGCAGTGTCAAAAAGATGTGCGACAACTGCAAGGTGATCCGCCGCCACGGGCGCGTTCTGGTCATCTGCACCAACGTCAAGCACAAGCAGAGGCAGGGTTAA
- the rpsD gene encoding 30S ribosomal protein S4 — MGRFRGSITKQSRREGINLAETEKVQKYLDRRPYAPGQHGQRRGRGRPSDYSVRLREKQKLARLYGMGEKQFRNLFEEAANVPGVTGTVFLQLLERRLDNVVFRMGFASTRRQARQFVGHGHILVNGKKVDIASYRVKIGDEISVSELGRKIGFIQENMEAQKRRRVSPWVELDAENFKGTFSRLPAREDLALPINENFIIEYYSR, encoded by the coding sequence ATGGGTCGTTTCCGTGGTTCCATCACCAAACAGAGCCGCCGCGAAGGCATCAACCTCGCGGAGACCGAAAAAGTCCAGAAGTACCTGGACCGCCGTCCCTACGCGCCCGGCCAGCACGGCCAGCGCCGCGGCCGTGGTCGCCCCAGCGACTACAGCGTCCGACTGCGCGAAAAGCAGAAACTCGCCCGCCTGTACGGCATGGGTGAAAAACAGTTCCGTAACCTCTTCGAGGAAGCGGCCAACGTTCCCGGCGTGACCGGCACCGTGTTCCTGCAGCTGCTGGAACGCCGCCTGGACAACGTCGTCTTCCGCATGGGCTTCGCCAGCACCCGCCGGCAGGCCCGTCAGTTCGTCGGCCACGGTCACATCCTGGTCAACGGCAAGAAGGTCGACATCGCCAGCTACCGCGTCAAGATCGGCGACGAGATCAGCGTGTCCGAACTCGGCCGCAAGATCGGCTTCATCCAGGAGAACATGGAAGCGCAGAAGCGCCGCCGCGTCAGCCCCTGGGTCGAACTGGACGCCGAGAACTTCAAGGGTACCTTCTCCCGCCTCCCCGCGCGTGAAGACCTCGCCCTTCCCATCAACGAGAACTTCATCATCGAGTACTACTCGCGCTAA
- the rplQ gene encoding 50S ribosomal protein L17 codes for MRHGKSGRKLNRNSSSRTALARAQATALLREGRIQTTLTKAKELRPYVEKLITTAKGGDLHARRLVARDIHDNDVLRKVMDEVAPKYAERPGGYTRILRVGTRRGDGVTMALIELV; via the coding sequence ATGCGTCACGGTAAATCCGGTCGCAAGCTCAACCGCAACAGCAGCAGCCGCACCGCCCTGGCCCGCGCCCAGGCGACGGCCCTGCTGCGTGAAGGTCGCATCCAGACGACCCTCACCAAGGCCAAGGAGCTTCGCCCCTACGTCGAGAAACTGATCACCACCGCCAAGGGCGGCGACCTGCACGCCCGCCGCCTGGTGGCCCGCGACATCCACGACAACGACGTGCTGCGTAAAGTCATGGACGAAGTGGCCCCCAAGTACGCCGAGCGTCCCGGTGGCTACACCCGCATCCTGCGCGTCGGCACCCGCCGCGGTGACGGCGTCACCATGGCCCTGATCGAACTCGTCTGA
- the rpsM gene encoding 30S ribosomal protein S13 — MARIAGVDLPREKRVEIALTYIYGIGLTRSKEILATTGINPDTRVKTLSEAEQSTLREAIEKTYKVEGDLRSEVGQNIKRLMDIGAYRGLRHRRGLPVRGQRTKTNARTRKGPRKTVAGKKKATRK, encoded by the coding sequence ATGGCGCGTATTGCTGGCGTTGACCTGCCCCGCGAAAAGCGCGTCGAAATCGCGCTCACCTACATCTACGGCATCGGCCTGACCCGCTCCAAGGAAATCCTGGCGACCACCGGCATCAACCCGGACACCCGCGTCAAGACCCTCAGCGAAGCGGAACAGAGCACCCTGCGTGAAGCCATCGAGAAGACCTACAAGGTCGAAGGTGACCTCCGCAGCGAAGTCGGTCAGAACATCAAGCGTCTGATGGACATCGGTGCCTACCGTGGCCTGCGTCACCGCCGCGGCCTGCCCGTGCGCGGCCAGCGCACCAAGACGAACGCCCGTACCCGCAAGGGGCCGCGCAAGACCGTCGCCGGCAAGAAGAAAGCGACGAGGAAGTAA
- a CDS encoding DNA-directed RNA polymerase subunit alpha gives MDQKRPQLKARVDGDYGEFVLEPLTRGYGVTIGNPIRRILMSSIPGTAVTSVYIEDVLHEFSTIPGVKEDVIQMILNLKELVVKFHASGPKTLTLRAQGEGVVRASAFEVPSDAEIVNPDLVIANLAEDGKLVMEVRVEEGEGYVPADKHATKDRINSIPVDAVFSPVRRVAYHVENTRVGQQTDLDRLILRVWTDGSVSPQDALDKSVEILRDELTVFGNVETLPAATPEYQQPVYTPAPAAPNVYDLPPQTSSLNLNPGDYPAEMDSPRVTLEGLGLTTRVLHSLKEEGIDSVDALCALSDRDLKKVPGIGERSLDEIKQQLAQFGLALRD, from the coding sequence GTGGATCAAAAGCGCCCTCAACTCAAGGCCCGCGTGGACGGCGATTACGGCGAGTTCGTCCTGGAACCGCTCACGCGCGGTTACGGCGTCACCATCGGGAACCCCATCCGGCGCATCCTGATGTCCTCGATCCCCGGCACGGCTGTCACCAGCGTGTACATCGAGGACGTCCTGCACGAGTTCTCCACGATTCCTGGCGTTAAGGAAGACGTGATCCAGATGATCCTGAACCTCAAGGAGCTCGTCGTGAAATTCCACGCGAGCGGCCCCAAGACCCTGACCCTGCGCGCGCAGGGCGAAGGCGTCGTGCGGGCCAGCGCCTTCGAGGTCCCCAGCGACGCTGAGATCGTCAACCCTGACCTGGTGATTGCCAACCTCGCAGAGGACGGCAAACTGGTCATGGAAGTGCGTGTCGAGGAAGGCGAAGGATACGTTCCCGCCGACAAGCACGCCACCAAGGACCGCATCAACTCCATTCCGGTGGACGCCGTGTTCTCCCCGGTGCGCCGCGTGGCGTACCACGTGGAAAACACCCGCGTCGGTCAGCAGACCGACCTGGACCGCCTGATCCTGCGCGTCTGGACCGACGGTAGCGTCAGTCCCCAGGACGCACTGGACAAGAGCGTGGAGATCCTCCGCGATGAACTCACGGTGTTCGGCAACGTGGAAACCCTCCCCGCCGCCACCCCCGAGTACCAGCAGCCGGTCTACACCCCCGCGCCCGCCGCGCCGAACGTGTACGACCTGCCCCCCCAGACCTCCTCGCTGAACCTGAACCCCGGCGATTACCCCGCCGAGATGGACTCACCCCGCGTGACCCTCGAAGGTCTGGGTCTCACGACCCGCGTGCTGCACTCCCTCAAGGAAGAAGGCATCGACAGCGTGGACGCCCTGTGCGCCCTCTCCGACCGCGACCTGAAGAAGGTCCCCGGTATCGGCGAGCGCAGCCTGGACGAAATCAAGCAGCAACTCGCCCAGTTCGGCCTCGCCCTGCGCGACTGA
- a CDS encoding AI-2E family transporter, giving the protein MTPLPSPRPDILPLNAFQYAWRNPWLRLTVFLLLAYLTYRLVGQIRSVLIDFAVAFLIAYLANPLLNWLERGRVKRGLGVFFVVLAFLALLGLAGVLLATISGQLVTLLQKLPEQIGTLGDTLDRMTRWLSNLGVPGLGNTRAQLIEAAQKYVQNIGQNLMPILQRGLSSTGSILSGLLSIGGVVGQVLLILLLSIYLMLDYSRVNATLLGVFPRPWQPRVLEVSDLIGTAVGGYVRGQLVIATFIGVFVWLGLTVIGIPSAAAIGFLAGAFNIVPYLGPIIGALPAILLALTLPGALLKILVVVGIFVLANQIEGNFLSPYILSRTTDLHPITVLVAILVGVALLGFAGALLAVPTVALGKLLLQRYYYPSRVYTEGP; this is encoded by the coding sequence GTGACCCCTCTCCCCTCCCCCCGACCGGACATCCTTCCGCTGAACGCCTTCCAGTACGCCTGGCGCAACCCCTGGCTCCGCCTGACCGTCTTCCTGCTGCTCGCATACCTGACGTACCGGCTGGTCGGTCAGATCCGGTCCGTGCTGATCGATTTCGCCGTCGCCTTCCTGATCGCCTACCTGGCCAACCCGCTGCTCAACTGGCTGGAGCGCGGCCGGGTCAAACGCGGACTGGGCGTGTTCTTCGTGGTGCTGGCCTTCCTGGCGCTGCTGGGACTGGCGGGCGTACTGCTGGCGACGATCTCCGGGCAGCTGGTGACCCTGCTGCAGAAACTGCCGGAGCAGATCGGCACCCTGGGAGACACCCTGGACCGCATGACCCGCTGGCTGAGCAACCTGGGCGTGCCGGGCCTGGGCAACACCCGCGCCCAGCTGATCGAGGCGGCCCAGAAGTACGTGCAGAACATTGGTCAGAACCTGATGCCGATCCTGCAGCGGGGCCTGAGTTCCACCGGTTCGATTCTCAGCGGCCTGCTGTCCATCGGGGGGGTGGTCGGGCAGGTGCTGCTGATCCTGCTGCTGAGCATCTACCTGATGCTGGACTACAGCCGCGTGAACGCCACGCTGCTGGGCGTGTTCCCGCGCCCCTGGCAGCCGCGCGTGCTGGAGGTCAGTGACCTGATCGGCACGGCTGTCGGCGGGTACGTGCGCGGCCAGCTGGTGATCGCCACGTTCATCGGGGTGTTCGTGTGGCTGGGACTCACGGTCATCGGCATTCCCAGCGCGGCGGCCATCGGCTTCCTGGCGGGTGCGTTCAACATCGTGCCGTACCTGGGGCCGATCATCGGGGCGCTCCCGGCCATCCTGCTGGCGCTCACGCTGCCCGGCGCGCTGCTGAAAATTCTGGTCGTGGTGGGCATCTTCGTGCTGGCCAACCAGATCGAGGGGAACTTCCTGAGCCCGTACATCCTGTCGCGCACCACTGACCTTCACCCGATCACGGTACTGGTGGCGATCCTGGTGGGTGTGGCGCTGCTGGGCTTCGCGGGGGCGTTGCTGGCCGTGCCGACCGTGGCGCTGGGAAAACTGCTGCTGCAGCGGTACTACTACCCCAGCCGCGTGTACACCGAAGGCCCCTGA
- the infA gene encoding translation initiation factor IF-1, with product MPEQREKRKKEESDTVRAEGVVEEALPNTTFRVKLDTGHDLLAYISGKMRIHYIRILPGDRVVLEISPYDTSRGRIVYRK from the coding sequence ATGCCGGAACAGCGGGAAAAGCGTAAGAAGGAAGAGTCCGATACCGTGCGGGCCGAGGGCGTCGTGGAGGAAGCACTTCCGAACACGACCTTCCGAGTGAAGCTCGATACAGGACACGATCTCCTGGCTTACATCAGCGGCAAGATGCGCATTCACTACATCCGCATCCTGCCCGGTGACCGTGTGGTTCTGGAAATCAGTCCGTACGACACGTCGCGCGGACGGATCGTCTACCGCAAGTAA